One genomic region from Bacteroidales bacterium encodes:
- the cas1 gene encoding type II CRISPR-associated endonuclease Cas1 produces the protein MIKKTLYFGNPTYLSLRNRQLTIKLPEVEKSDLPETFKEDSVITIPIEDIGVVLLDNKQITITHGVMEALLENNVALITCDNSHLPVGLMLPLCGNTTQSERFTQQIQASLPLKKQLWQQTVQQKILNQAAVLESVMGEEARNMRVWVNEVRSGDPDNLEGRAAVYYWRNLFPKIPDFTRNRDGIPPNNLLNYGYAILRAIIARSLVSSGLLPTLGIHHHNRYNAYCLADDVMEPYRPYVDQIVIKLLASGIDCSKITKEIKQELLQIPTVEVIIGKRRSPLMIAATQTSSSLYKCFSGELRRVVYPTLEPYNTDG, from the coding sequence ATGATAAAAAAAACACTCTATTTTGGCAACCCAACATATCTTAGTTTGCGAAACAGACAGCTGACAATCAAGTTGCCTGAGGTAGAAAAGTCTGATTTGCCCGAAACTTTTAAAGAGGATTCGGTTATTACTATCCCTATAGAGGATATAGGAGTGGTGTTGCTTGATAACAAACAGATTACCATTACACATGGAGTAATGGAGGCGTTGTTGGAAAATAATGTAGCTCTGATAACCTGCGATAATAGCCATTTGCCTGTTGGTTTAATGCTTCCACTCTGTGGCAACACCACGCAGAGTGAGCGTTTCACACAGCAGATACAGGCTTCGCTACCATTAAAAAAACAGCTTTGGCAACAGACTGTTCAACAGAAAATACTAAACCAAGCAGCTGTTTTAGAGTCTGTTATGGGTGAAGAGGCACGTAATATGCGTGTTTGGGTAAATGAGGTTCGCAGTGGCGACCCTGACAATTTAGAGGGGCGAGCAGCTGTATATTATTGGCGAAATCTTTTCCCAAAAATCCCCGACTTTACACGCAATCGCGATGGTATTCCGCCAAATAATCTGCTAAACTACGGTTATGCTATTTTGCGCGCTATAATTGCTCGTAGCCTTGTATCAAGTGGACTTTTGCCTACATTAGGTATTCATCACCACAATCGCTACAACGCTTATTGTCTTGCAGATGATGTAATGGAGCCGTATCGCCCTTATGTTGACCAAATTGTGATAAAACTTTTGGCAAGCGGTATAGATTGCTCTAAAATTACAAAAGAGATTAAACAGGAATTGCTACAAATTCCAACAGTTGAGGTAATAATTGGCAAAAGGCGTAGTCCACTAATGATTGCCGCGACACAAACATCGTCGTCTCTCTATAAATGTTTTTCGGGTGAACTTAGGCGAGTGGTTTACCCAACTTTAGAGCCTTATAATACAGATGGATAG
- the cas2 gene encoding CRISPR-associated endonuclease Cas2 yields MDRFSEYRIMWVLVFFDLPTETKKERKAAAKFRKQLIEDGFTMFQFSFYIRHCPSRENAEVHIKRVKGFLPELGKVGILCITDKQFGNMEIFYCQKEDKKPSPYRQLELF; encoded by the coding sequence ATGGATAGATTTAGCGAATATAGAATTATGTGGGTTTTAGTATTTTTCGATTTGCCAACTGAGACAAAAAAGGAGCGTAAAGCAGCAGCAAAGTTCCGCAAGCAGTTGATTGAAGATGGCTTTACTATGTTTCAGTTCTCTTTTTATATTCGTCATTGCCCAAGTCGCGAAAATGCCGAAGTTCATATAAAACGAGTTAAAGGCTTTCTGCCGGAGTTAGGCAAGGTTGGAATCCTCTGTATTACCGACAAACAGTTTGGAAATATGGAGATTTTCTATTGTCAAAAGGAGGATAAAAAGCCATCACCCTATCGACAATTAGAACTTTTTTAG